A single region of the Pseudomonas mandelii genome encodes:
- a CDS encoding glycosyl hydrolase family 5, which translates to MPSMCFRLIATSTLFILGVFSPVYASQAFSALAQDNKTIGVQVKIQNFSTADAHEIKASGFGFVRFGVWTNSLGNPAYQQHISEAFAAAKSADLPVLMTVRSTKALTHKTQSSGIDLAAAGDSFANSVIGLENAFSTQLVAIEIWNEPDLPKYWPTQDFEVTFVPFMSAVCNALQKRDHSTPLIGFGFAKAPTKDSKATVALTEILREHPRCLSAVSYHPYGMSGTEISRTQAFILDNFHVPGVITEWGVPSLSSIGGTAGQASRITRFISDVKKLNIPLTSLYEWKNSDSGSNDRERSFGLKSSDGTSKPAEAAVKMLLK; encoded by the coding sequence ATGCCCTCCATGTGTTTTCGACTGATTGCCACTTCAACGCTATTTATACTTGGCGTCTTCAGCCCTGTTTACGCCAGTCAGGCTTTTTCAGCGCTGGCCCAGGACAACAAGACAATAGGCGTTCAGGTGAAGATCCAGAATTTCTCGACCGCCGACGCCCATGAGATCAAGGCGTCAGGGTTTGGATTCGTGCGCTTTGGCGTATGGACGAACAGCCTGGGTAACCCGGCGTATCAACAACACATCAGTGAAGCCTTCGCAGCGGCCAAATCCGCCGACCTGCCAGTATTGATGACCGTTCGCTCCACCAAAGCGTTAACCCACAAAACGCAAAGCAGTGGGATAGATCTCGCCGCTGCGGGAGATTCATTCGCCAACTCGGTGATCGGTCTGGAAAACGCCTTCAGTACGCAGCTTGTCGCCATTGAAATCTGGAATGAACCGGACTTGCCAAAATACTGGCCTACCCAGGATTTTGAAGTAACGTTTGTGCCGTTCATGAGCGCAGTGTGCAACGCGTTACAAAAGCGGGATCACTCAACACCCCTGATCGGCTTTGGATTCGCGAAGGCGCCCACCAAAGACTCCAAGGCGACCGTCGCACTGACTGAGATTCTGAGGGAACACCCACGGTGCCTCAGCGCTGTTTCTTATCACCCGTATGGCATGTCGGGCACCGAAATCAGCCGTACTCAAGCGTTTATCCTTGATAACTTCCATGTGCCGGGGGTCATTACCGAATGGGGAGTGCCATCGCTCAGTTCCATCGGAGGCACCGCCGGACAAGCATCACGCATTACAAGATTTATCTCGGACGTCAAAAAACTGAATATACCGCTGACATCCCTTTACGAATGGAAAAACAGCGACTCTGGCAGCAATGATCGCGAGCGAAGTTTTGGATTAAAGTCGTCCGATGGAACATCAAAACCTGCGGAAGCTGCCGTCAAAATGTTATTGAAGTAG
- a CDS encoding low molecular weight protein-tyrosine-phosphatase — protein MFRKILVVCVGNICRSPTAELLLRHALQPSGISVTSAGLNARVGESMEPDALRVLEEQGHEDQGFKARQITPAIVNESDLILVMEKEHVQGVLKIASHARGKVFLLGKWQSEREIKDPYRQGKAAFVHAHALIEDAVCSWAQRLGR, from the coding sequence TTGTTCAGAAAGATTCTTGTGGTCTGCGTCGGCAATATATGCCGAAGCCCGACCGCTGAACTGTTGCTTCGCCATGCGCTGCAACCTTCAGGTATCTCAGTGACCTCCGCGGGATTGAACGCGCGGGTGGGTGAGTCTATGGAGCCCGACGCACTTCGGGTTCTTGAAGAACAGGGTCACGAAGACCAAGGGTTTAAAGCGCGGCAGATTACGCCTGCCATTGTCAATGAATCAGACCTCATCCTAGTCATGGAAAAAGAGCATGTACAGGGCGTACTAAAGATTGCATCACACGCCAGGGGCAAAGTGTTTCTTCTGGGGAAGTGGCAGAGTGAACGCGAAATAAAGGACCCGTATCGTCAAGGAAAAGCTGCGTTTGTCCATGCCCATGCATTGATTGAAGATGCCGTTTGCTCATGGGCGCAGCGCCTCGGACGTTGA
- a CDS encoding polysaccharide biosynthesis tyrosine autokinase, giving the protein MQLPSVVSTRDKDRDEIDLLGLLGTLIDHKWLIGAITGAFMVTGAAYSILSPPVYLANALVQVEPKKNDMLGFSDISSMLGGQSPAATEIGIIKSRAVIGKTVDDLHLDIVITPNTFPVIGGFLARRYKSSPAESVSLPRFGMNSYAWGGERLYIEQLDLPAELLGKKLMLVAEERNRFKLYDDNGGLLAEGATGEAIAQEGVEVLIASMAANPGTKFEVVRNPRIVTIQNYQDALDVSEQGKESGIISLALASTDYTLAVKILNKISRLYVQQNVQRTSAEAAQSLEFLQAQLPQVKDDLVKASNALNSYQTHGNTVNISLETKSVLEQMVVLDTRISDLKLQQADMDRKFTREHPAYRALMAQMGDLNKQRQGLEKKVQGLPATQQELLNLTRDVEVATQIYTQLLNKSQELDIVRAGAVGNARLIDTADVDITTPVKPRKALIVLIATLLGGFVGVALVLVRKSLSRGLEGPEAIEQLGLPVYASIPYSTLQQEEDTKKVRQGDGANSQSFLLALRNPTDLSIESIRSLRTCLHFAGLDATNNRIMISGPSPQVGKTFVSSNLAAVIAQSGQTVVLIDADMRKGHLHKTLATPISNGLSDLLTKRCSIEQAINKLEVDNLHFISRGQVPPNPSELLMHANFRELLAELSELYDVVIIDTPPLLAVTDAAIVGREAAINLIVTRFGVNPAKEIELTIRRFAQNGIELKGAIFNGVEKRASSYYGNGSYGYYNYEYASDKS; this is encoded by the coding sequence ATGCAGTTACCGTCAGTAGTCAGCACCCGGGATAAAGACAGAGACGAGATTGATCTGCTCGGTTTATTAGGCACATTGATTGACCATAAATGGTTAATAGGTGCCATCACCGGGGCGTTCATGGTGACCGGTGCCGCGTATTCGATTTTATCGCCGCCCGTGTATCTGGCGAACGCCCTGGTCCAGGTCGAGCCGAAAAAGAACGACATGCTGGGGTTCTCGGATATCAGCAGCATGCTCGGTGGACAATCACCGGCGGCTACCGAGATCGGCATTATCAAGTCTCGTGCGGTTATCGGTAAAACGGTCGATGATCTGCATCTTGATATTGTGATTACGCCCAACACCTTTCCCGTTATCGGCGGCTTTCTTGCTCGGCGCTATAAAAGCAGCCCTGCGGAAAGTGTCTCGCTACCACGCTTTGGCATGAACAGTTATGCCTGGGGCGGCGAGCGCCTTTATATCGAACAGCTCGATCTGCCGGCTGAACTGTTGGGCAAGAAATTGATGTTGGTCGCCGAAGAGCGCAATCGATTCAAGCTCTACGATGACAACGGCGGTTTGTTGGCCGAAGGTGCCACAGGCGAAGCCATCGCACAGGAGGGTGTCGAAGTCCTTATCGCGAGCATGGCCGCGAATCCGGGCACTAAATTCGAAGTCGTGCGCAATCCACGCATTGTCACCATTCAGAATTACCAGGACGCCCTCGATGTATCCGAGCAAGGTAAAGAGTCGGGCATTATAAGTCTGGCCCTGGCCAGCACCGACTACACCTTGGCGGTGAAGATTCTCAACAAGATTTCAAGGCTTTATGTGCAGCAGAATGTGCAACGCACCTCTGCCGAGGCGGCCCAGAGCCTTGAGTTCCTGCAGGCGCAACTCCCGCAAGTCAAAGACGATCTGGTCAAGGCCAGCAACGCGCTGAACAGCTATCAGACCCACGGAAATACAGTCAACATCTCCCTCGAAACCAAGTCTGTGCTGGAACAGATGGTGGTGCTGGATACGCGCATCTCGGATCTCAAACTCCAGCAAGCCGACATGGACCGAAAGTTCACCCGGGAGCATCCGGCCTACCGCGCATTGATGGCGCAGATGGGGGATTTGAACAAACAGCGACAAGGGTTGGAAAAGAAAGTCCAAGGACTTCCGGCGACACAGCAGGAGCTGTTAAACCTGACCCGTGATGTGGAAGTGGCGACACAGATTTATACCCAGTTGCTGAACAAATCCCAGGAGCTGGACATTGTCAGGGCCGGGGCGGTCGGCAATGCGCGGCTGATTGATACGGCGGACGTCGACATCACCACCCCGGTCAAACCGCGCAAAGCCCTGATCGTATTGATTGCGACGTTGCTGGGTGGCTTTGTCGGTGTAGCGCTGGTGTTAGTGCGTAAATCGCTGAGCAGAGGACTCGAAGGGCCGGAAGCCATCGAGCAACTGGGGCTGCCGGTTTATGCCTCCATTCCTTACAGCACCCTGCAACAAGAAGAAGATACTAAAAAAGTCAGACAGGGCGACGGAGCCAACAGCCAGTCTTTCTTATTGGCCCTGCGTAACCCCACGGACCTGTCCATCGAATCGATCCGCAGCTTGCGGACCTGTCTGCATTTTGCAGGGCTGGATGCCACCAACAACCGGATCATGATCTCCGGTCCGAGTCCCCAGGTAGGCAAGACGTTTGTCTCTTCCAACTTGGCCGCGGTCATCGCTCAAAGTGGGCAGACGGTCGTACTGATCGATGCCGATATGCGCAAAGGTCATCTGCACAAGACCTTGGCGACACCGATCAGCAATGGCTTGTCCGATCTGTTGACCAAGCGCTGCAGCATCGAGCAAGCGATCAATAAACTCGAAGTCGATAACCTGCATTTCATCAGTCGGGGACAAGTACCGCCCAACCCGTCCGAACTGTTGATGCATGCCAACTTCAGAGAACTCCTCGCTGAACTGAGTGAACTCTACGACGTGGTAATCATCGACACGCCACCTCTTCTGGCCGTGACAGATGCGGCCATCGTTGGACGTGAAGCCGCCATTAATCTGATCGTGACGCGCTTCGGCGTCAATCCGGCCAAAGAGATCGAATTGACGATTCGTCGGTTTGCTCAAAACGGCATCGAATTGAAAGGCGCGATTTTTAACGGTGTCGAGAAGCGAGCGTCCAGCTATTACGGTAATGGCAGTTATGGCTATTACAACTACGAGTACGCCTCTGACAAGTCGTAA
- a CDS encoding glycosyltransferase, translating to MKKILHVAETIKGGVATVIRTISTPPKGDAQQYELVYLIPFDQKKELHGIDEKDIRTFSRNKRDVVSLLRFAWQLIRVIFKEKPDVVHLHSTFSGVIGRCVCLILRPWRSPKIIYCPHAFSFLMESSPAKQKVYSLIERLLQKVTDVIICVSQYELDKAASFGIDRRRMKLIYNGIHYKNDESLSSQCTDIQLLFVGRLDYQKGFDVLLKAFTEVERTDLKLTVVGSAVNEEPVECPVIDAVEYLPWVTPAEVNALYKTADALIVPSRWEGFAMVPLEGMAMGVPVIASDCTSLPELVTHNVTGYIFSTGDHQALSNILVNIKKQKLLELGTESRKRVRERFSATLMIQKTYDVYSAQTY from the coding sequence GTGAAAAAAATACTACATGTGGCGGAAACGATTAAAGGTGGCGTTGCGACGGTCATCCGGACGATATCAACCCCTCCCAAGGGCGACGCCCAGCAGTATGAACTGGTGTATTTGATTCCGTTCGACCAGAAGAAAGAACTGCATGGCATTGATGAAAAAGACATCAGGACCTTCTCCCGAAACAAGAGAGATGTCGTCTCCCTGCTGCGCTTTGCCTGGCAACTCATTCGAGTGATCTTCAAGGAAAAACCGGATGTCGTGCACTTGCACAGCACGTTTTCCGGGGTCATTGGCCGATGTGTGTGTTTAATCTTGCGGCCTTGGCGGTCTCCGAAAATCATCTACTGCCCGCATGCGTTTTCGTTCTTGATGGAAAGTTCTCCTGCCAAACAGAAAGTGTATTCTCTGATTGAGCGGCTTTTGCAAAAAGTCACGGATGTCATTATCTGTGTCAGCCAGTATGAACTGGATAAAGCGGCCTCGTTTGGTATCGACCGCCGCCGTATGAAACTGATCTACAACGGCATTCATTATAAAAACGATGAGAGCCTGTCCAGTCAGTGCACGGATATTCAACTTTTATTTGTGGGTCGACTGGACTATCAGAAGGGCTTTGATGTCTTGCTCAAGGCATTCACGGAAGTTGAGCGCACCGACTTGAAACTGACTGTGGTTGGCAGTGCGGTGAATGAGGAACCGGTAGAGTGCCCCGTCATTGACGCTGTTGAATACCTGCCTTGGGTGACCCCGGCCGAAGTCAATGCCCTCTATAAAACCGCCGATGCCCTGATTGTCCCCAGCCGCTGGGAAGGTTTTGCCATGGTTCCCCTTGAGGGCATGGCCATGGGCGTGCCCGTTATTGCCAGTGACTGCACTTCGCTCCCTGAACTGGTCACGCACAACGTCACGGGCTACATATTTTCGACGGGCGATCACCAGGCGCTCAGTAACATCTTAGTGAACATCAAGAAACAGAAGTTGCTGGAACTCGGCACCGAAAGCCGCAAGCGGGTGCGCGAACGGTTCAGCGCAACGCTGATGATCCAGAAAACCTATGACGTGTATTCCGCTCAAACTTATTAA
- a CDS encoding polysaccharide pyruvyl transferase family protein: MNVTILHGYSASNSGDGLLVDLAIALVLRNFGADTLINVVASDPQSFSYLPYKRYDAPVMAAKGLGRVKEAVFLKQSYAPLADLLSTSDLIVGVGGGYMRSKSAFEHIKLKLGHAKQLETAILSKVPSVYLPQSIGPFHGESSAIVKHYASADAVFVRDNRSSAIFQSNENVYRAPDLAVQALAKKILVQPKFTRCASSPAVVCVVLRKPPEWSKEKKIAYVANLKLLLKRLRAKSKVVCAVQSAVRGNDDGAFYRELGITEDLLPLKATLSKYQPDLVISVRLHGAIESLLAGVPAFHISYERKGFGAYQDMGVEDWVINGGDINVDTIIDTVYAPNALSRFGKKLTDTCKEIEAKTELMDTIIKGIVR, from the coding sequence ATGAACGTAACTATTTTGCATGGCTACAGTGCATCCAATTCCGGTGATGGCCTCCTGGTGGATTTGGCAATCGCCTTGGTGCTGCGAAACTTTGGTGCTGACACGTTAATCAATGTCGTTGCGTCAGACCCCCAATCATTTAGTTACCTTCCCTATAAGCGGTATGACGCGCCGGTCATGGCGGCTAAAGGATTGGGACGCGTGAAGGAAGCGGTTTTCCTTAAACAGTCTTACGCGCCACTCGCCGACCTCTTGAGCACCAGCGATCTGATCGTCGGGGTGGGCGGTGGGTACATGCGGTCAAAGAGCGCCTTTGAACACATCAAGCTAAAACTGGGCCATGCCAAACAGCTCGAAACGGCGATCTTGAGTAAGGTGCCGTCGGTTTACCTGCCGCAAAGTATCGGCCCGTTCCACGGTGAAAGCAGCGCGATCGTAAAACACTACGCCAGTGCCGATGCGGTGTTTGTCCGTGACAACAGGTCGTCGGCCATTTTCCAATCCAATGAAAATGTCTATCGAGCGCCAGACCTGGCGGTCCAGGCGTTGGCGAAAAAGATTCTGGTGCAACCCAAGTTCACCCGCTGTGCGTCATCGCCGGCCGTGGTCTGCGTGGTTTTACGCAAGCCGCCGGAATGGAGCAAAGAGAAAAAGATCGCCTACGTTGCCAACTTGAAGCTTCTTTTGAAGAGACTAAGGGCGAAAAGCAAAGTGGTCTGCGCTGTTCAAAGCGCCGTTCGTGGCAACGATGACGGGGCGTTCTATCGGGAACTTGGCATTACCGAGGATCTCTTGCCCTTGAAGGCGACCCTGTCCAAGTATCAGCCCGACCTGGTCATTTCCGTAAGGCTGCACGGAGCCATCGAGTCTCTGCTCGCCGGCGTGCCTGCGTTTCATATCAGCTATGAACGCAAAGGTTTTGGCGCCTATCAGGATATGGGCGTGGAAGATTGGGTGATCAACGGCGGGGACATCAATGTCGACACCATCATCGACACTGTTTACGCGCCGAATGCGTTGTCCAGATTCGGTAAAAAACTGACGGACACCTGCAAAGAAATCGAAGCCAAAACGGAGCTGATGGACACGATCATCAAAGGGATTGTTCGATGA
- a CDS encoding MATE family efflux transporter: protein MIFRLLLRGGALGAKFLLVLAITHYLGYEALGFYGVVVAASLIASKFYSVGFSSEINRLISVGGSTKLVVDKVLILYLAVGLLLSVVTVALYSLFSDVEASAALIACVTLLLLTEHLSFEINSFVFSAQKANWGALLFFIKTGLWALLAVGGLMTGVVSTIANVLWLWVATNLLVIVAGYFIVVDVHKGRGVSAVTTVSVWRAGLPFYLGGGLIALSQYAERFLILDIEPYASLGKYVYSWSAANTLQALSYAVVAVVGIPVLAKRYKNSQQALTVRQLFVNQWVLRSLMVSCAVAVLIYAFFNILLDYVDAAVPRPDNRILAILIFSFALRAVGDIVWGGLIASKNSRVSLASAAICLAVSLPVSYVLIKHYSIYGAAWGNVFSITVQLAVIALLTRFARSKGAW, encoded by the coding sequence ATGATATTTCGGCTGTTGCTACGCGGAGGTGCTTTAGGCGCAAAGTTCTTGCTGGTGTTGGCCATCACGCATTACCTGGGTTATGAGGCTTTGGGTTTCTACGGGGTGGTGGTGGCCGCTTCATTGATTGCTTCCAAGTTTTACAGCGTCGGATTCAGTTCTGAAATCAACCGGCTGATCAGCGTGGGGGGCAGTACGAAGCTTGTCGTTGATAAGGTACTGATTCTGTACCTGGCCGTTGGTTTGTTGTTATCGGTGGTCACGGTCGCGCTCTACTCACTGTTCAGTGATGTTGAGGCGAGTGCCGCGTTGATCGCGTGCGTCACGCTGTTGCTGCTCACCGAGCATCTGTCCTTCGAAATAAACTCGTTTGTCTTTTCCGCACAAAAGGCCAACTGGGGCGCGTTGTTGTTTTTCATCAAGACCGGCCTCTGGGCGCTCCTTGCCGTGGGCGGACTGATGACCGGCGTAGTGTCCACCATCGCCAATGTGCTTTGGTTATGGGTGGCCACCAACCTGTTGGTCATCGTGGCCGGTTACTTCATTGTGGTTGACGTACATAAGGGCCGGGGCGTCAGTGCAGTCACCACGGTTTCGGTCTGGAGAGCAGGGTTGCCCTTTTATCTGGGAGGCGGGCTGATCGCATTAAGTCAGTACGCTGAACGTTTTCTGATTCTGGACATTGAACCGTATGCCAGCCTCGGCAAATACGTTTACTCCTGGTCTGCCGCCAACACGTTGCAAGCACTGTCCTACGCTGTTGTTGCGGTGGTGGGCATTCCCGTGCTCGCCAAGCGTTATAAAAATAGCCAGCAGGCGCTGACGGTCCGGCAATTGTTCGTTAATCAATGGGTGCTGCGCTCCCTGATGGTTTCCTGCGCGGTGGCTGTGCTGATTTATGCTTTCTTCAATATCTTGCTCGATTATGTGGACGCAGCAGTCCCGCGTCCGGATAACCGGATTTTAGCGATTCTGATTTTCTCTTTTGCCCTGCGCGCCGTCGGCGATATCGTCTGGGGCGGTCTTATTGCCTCGAAGAACAGTCGGGTTTCGTTAGCCAGTGCAGCGATCTGTTTGGCGGTTTCACTGCCCGTCAGCTATGTGCTCATCAAGCACTACTCAATTTATGGCGCGGCGTGGGGCAATGTCTTTTCGATCACGGTGCAGTTGGCCGTCATTGCTTTGCTGACCAGGTTTGCCCGGTCAAAGGGGGCCTGGTAA
- a CDS encoding acyltransferase family protein — MQSKKKSLEIETLRGLACLLLVLYHVIGPLGGGLKIDLGSPFRVLADSMVYVRMPLFTFISGYIYSIYKIRGNDFSAYCVGKVRRLIVPLFFVGIPFSVLQVVGPGVNKEVGLIDALLSFYIPVNHFWFLQAVFIIFVFVGFLQWRGLLQTATRLYLLFLFSALVFLLPPFSVDAFGINGAVYLLPFFVTGMICHEKVSALKQSLKVIGPVVFVLISAVLLYVAAVDRELIVDRRSVVGLLVGCMSCVALLSTDMRSKALIWLGGYSYAIFLFHVLFAASSRFALGRLGVTDDSVLVAGGVLCGLLGPVLLSNIFSRFTLTSILFLGERVTRKKTPAVGLKVPQS, encoded by the coding sequence ATGCAAAGCAAGAAAAAATCGTTGGAAATAGAAACGCTCAGAGGTCTGGCATGCCTGCTGCTGGTGCTCTATCACGTGATAGGTCCGCTGGGCGGCGGACTGAAAATCGACCTGGGGTCACCTTTTCGGGTGTTGGCGGATTCGATGGTGTACGTCAGGATGCCGCTGTTCACCTTCATATCGGGCTACATCTATTCGATATACAAGATCAGAGGCAATGACTTCTCCGCTTACTGCGTTGGCAAGGTGAGACGGTTGATCGTGCCGTTGTTTTTTGTCGGTATTCCATTTTCGGTGCTGCAGGTTGTAGGGCCTGGCGTTAACAAGGAGGTCGGGTTAATCGACGCCTTGTTGTCGTTCTACATACCGGTTAACCATTTCTGGTTTTTGCAGGCCGTCTTCATCATCTTTGTGTTTGTCGGTTTTCTGCAGTGGCGCGGTCTGTTGCAGACGGCGACGCGGCTGTATCTGCTGTTCTTGTTTTCGGCGCTGGTTTTCTTGTTGCCGCCTTTTTCGGTTGACGCGTTTGGCATCAATGGCGCGGTCTATTTGCTGCCGTTTTTCGTGACAGGGATGATTTGCCACGAAAAGGTCAGTGCCTTGAAGCAATCGCTGAAAGTGATCGGGCCGGTCGTGTTCGTCTTGATATCGGCTGTGCTGCTGTATGTCGCCGCCGTGGATCGCGAACTCATTGTCGATCGTAGAAGCGTTGTCGGTTTGCTCGTTGGCTGTATGTCCTGTGTCGCGCTACTGTCGACTGACATGCGCTCTAAAGCCCTGATCTGGCTGGGTGGATATTCTTACGCCATTTTCCTTTTTCACGTGCTGTTTGCTGCCAGTTCGCGGTTTGCCTTGGGTCGTTTGGGCGTCACGGACGACAGCGTTCTGGTCGCAGGCGGCGTGCTGTGCGGATTGTTGGGGCCCGTGCTGTTGTCGAACATTTTTAGCCGCTTCACCCTGACTTCCATTCTGTTCCTGGGCGAGCGAGTTACCCGCAAAAAGACTCCAGCGGTCGGGTTGAAGGTGCCTCAATCCTGA
- a CDS encoding SGNH/GDSL hydrolase family protein → MVDVDDVRPVPAPVVEVRSSRDRLAAMTKGKAGEVLAISVIGDSYSAGQDFYLNALTQHLAKDFGFAGPGYVGFNHGAALGGTNFKYTRSSKKYFGGDWDVSSLGQASPDSRTVTGQAGAFLEVDSKETASINTAITDAKLLYLGNGKTSEMRYRWTPSDTWQPLTLAGSGVQEVQLSIPANAEWSLKLEVVKGAPTLFGLWLANNQGGVRVSKLAASGGASGDFYKNDRLWQTQWKAIVSKIPADVYLIMLGGNDQGFGVKPNDYLENMKGLVRMIREVHPAASINVILRQDTTRSSAYPMSEYAQVLEPWARSEHIVYSSLQCTFGPDFKRYANDGPTPMIGPDKIHPIPGSGGRLIADYVYRLIVGGGGESPGQCGSALK, encoded by the coding sequence GTGGTAGATGTCGATGATGTGCGCCCCGTTCCTGCTCCGGTTGTCGAAGTGAGAAGTTCACGCGATCGGCTTGCTGCAATGACCAAGGGTAAAGCGGGGGAGGTGCTGGCCATCTCGGTAATTGGCGACAGTTACAGCGCGGGGCAGGATTTTTATCTCAATGCCCTCACTCAGCACTTGGCGAAAGATTTTGGTTTCGCCGGGCCTGGTTATGTCGGGTTCAATCACGGTGCCGCGCTCGGCGGTACGAATTTCAAATACACCCGCAGCAGCAAGAAGTACTTCGGTGGAGATTGGGACGTTTCCAGTCTTGGCCAGGCGAGTCCGGACAGCCGCACCGTAACCGGGCAGGCGGGCGCTTTTCTTGAAGTGGATTCCAAAGAAACGGCATCCATCAATACAGCCATTACCGACGCCAAGTTGCTCTACCTGGGCAATGGAAAAACCAGTGAGATGCGCTATCGGTGGACACCTTCAGACACCTGGCAGCCTTTGACGTTGGCCGGTTCCGGGGTTCAGGAAGTGCAACTCAGTATCCCCGCCAATGCTGAATGGTCGTTAAAGCTCGAAGTTGTGAAAGGTGCGCCGACGTTGTTTGGTCTGTGGCTGGCCAATAATCAGGGCGGCGTCAGGGTCTCCAAACTCGCTGCTTCCGGTGGCGCCTCAGGTGACTTTTATAAAAACGACCGTCTATGGCAAACCCAATGGAAGGCCATCGTTTCCAAGATACCGGCGGACGTTTACCTGATCATGTTAGGCGGTAATGACCAGGGATTTGGCGTCAAGCCCAACGACTATCTGGAGAACATGAAAGGGTTGGTGCGGATGATTCGCGAAGTTCATCCGGCGGCGAGCATCAACGTGATCTTGCGTCAGGACACAACGCGCTCCAGTGCGTATCCGATGTCGGAGTACGCCCAGGTGCTTGAGCCTTGGGCGCGTTCGGAGCACATCGTGTATTCGAGTTTGCAGTGCACGTTCGGTCCCGACTTCAAGCGCTACGCCAATGACGGGCCGACGCCCATGATCGGTCCGGACAAAATCCACCCTATCCCGGGTTCGGGCGGTCGGCTTATTGCCGATTACGTGTATCGCCTGATTGTCGGAGGGGGCGGTGAGTCGCCGGGCCAGTGTGGTTCCGCTTTGAAATAA
- a CDS encoding phosphohexomutase domain-containing protein, with product MTTAKRSVDIEQKAGNVGVMAWLSKTPSLSSTSAAWFGTALLVERIGVFPSSGDIHRPVRDPFALLNHLKNLYAHQSLDIDESDGLKVIFNDWRFRVRVRYSDPAIVINIETRCDPDLMPVKTAELLSHLERFER from the coding sequence ATGACCACTGCAAAACGCTCGGTAGACATCGAACAGAAAGCGGGCAACGTCGGGGTGATGGCCTGGCTGTCAAAAACCCCGTCTTTATCCTCCACTTCGGCGGCCTGGTTTGGCACAGCCTTGTTGGTTGAGCGCATCGGGGTGTTCCCCTCTTCGGGCGATATCCATCGCCCGGTCAGGGACCCTTTTGCACTCTTGAACCATCTGAAAAATCTGTACGCCCACCAGTCCCTGGATATCGATGAAAGCGACGGGCTTAAAGTGATTTTCAATGATTGGCGATTCCGGGTTCGCGTGCGCTATAGCGACCCGGCAATTGTTATCAATATTGAAACGCGATGTGATCCTGACTTGATGCCTGTGAAAACCGCAGAGCTGCTGAGCCATCTGGAACGCTTTGAACGGTGA
- the galU gene encoding UTP--glucose-1-phosphate uridylyltransferase GalU, producing MIRKCLFPAAGYGTRFLPATKAMPKEMLPIVNKPLIQYAVEEARDAGLQHMAIVTGRGKRALEDHFDISYELEHQIRGTEKEKFLAGTRELIETCTFAYTRQVEMKGLGHAILSGRPLIGDEPFAVVLADDLCLNLQGDGVLAQMIQLYKKFRCSIVAIQEVPRDQTHKYGVIAGELISEGIYRVNSMVEKPAPEDAPSNLAIIGRYILTPDIFDLIADTQPGKGGEIQITDALMKQAQNGCVLAYKFEGLRFDCGGAEGYIDATNFCYEHLYLNGL from the coding sequence ATGATTCGTAAATGCTTGTTCCCCGCCGCCGGTTATGGCACGCGCTTCTTGCCTGCTACTAAAGCCATGCCGAAGGAAATGCTGCCGATCGTCAACAAGCCTTTAATCCAGTACGCCGTTGAAGAGGCACGGGACGCCGGTCTGCAGCACATGGCAATTGTGACCGGCCGAGGCAAGCGTGCGCTGGAAGACCATTTCGATATCAGCTATGAACTGGAACACCAGATTCGCGGCACCGAAAAGGAAAAGTTTCTGGCCGGCACTCGGGAGCTGATTGAAACCTGCACGTTCGCCTACACCCGTCAGGTCGAAATGAAAGGCCTGGGGCACGCGATTCTCAGCGGTCGTCCCTTGATCGGTGACGAACCGTTCGCCGTGGTGCTGGCGGATGACCTGTGCCTGAACCTGCAAGGTGACGGCGTACTGGCGCAGATGATCCAGCTCTACAAAAAATTCCGCTGCTCGATCGTGGCCATTCAAGAAGTGCCTCGAGATCAGACTCATAAATATGGCGTGATCGCCGGCGAGTTGATTTCCGAAGGGATCTACCGGGTCAACAGCATGGTCGAGAAGCCGGCACCCGAGGACGCACCGTCCAACCTGGCGATCATTGGCCGCTACATTCTGACCCCCGATATTTTTGATTTGATCGCCGACACCCAACCGGGCAAGGGTGGCGAAATCCAGATCACCGACGCACTGATGAAGCAGGCCCAAAATGGCTGCGTGCTGGCTTACAAGTTCGAAGGCCTGCGCTTTGATTGTGGCGGTGCAGAAGGCTATATCGACGCCACCAACTTTTGCTATGAGCATCTGTATCTCAACGGTCTTTGA